One Acidobacteriota bacterium DNA window includes the following coding sequences:
- a CDS encoding Stp1/IreP family PP2C-type Ser/Thr phosphatase encodes MSLAAEISGKTDIGCIRRNNEDNLGWDQRVCLYVVCDGMGGALAGEVASKMGVDLMLGYFREGKDTGNYPEFGEAPADMSAAGRQLLNAIRRANAAIYEAGQAKESQQGMGSTVVAALLQENFLTIAHAGDSRIYRLRNGVLEQLTQDHSLVMEQVRRGLISMEEAEKSEMQNIIIRALGSEEAVEPDIQELIALRGDVYLLATDGLTKLVKENVIKTILENSPSLDTACEDLIKAAKEKGGDDNITCLLLRVVEVPWYQRFLNFLLGGGQSWQNSS; translated from the coding sequence ATGAGCCTGGCGGCTGAAATATCCGGCAAGACCGACATTGGGTGTATCCGCAGGAACAATGAGGATAACCTCGGCTGGGATCAGCGAGTGTGCCTCTACGTTGTTTGCGATGGCATGGGCGGCGCCCTTGCTGGCGAAGTCGCCAGCAAGATGGGTGTCGACCTCATGCTCGGTTATTTTCGAGAAGGCAAAGACACCGGTAATTATCCGGAATTCGGCGAGGCGCCCGCCGATATGTCAGCTGCGGGCCGGCAGCTTTTGAATGCGATCCGGCGGGCAAATGCTGCGATCTACGAAGCTGGACAAGCTAAGGAATCGCAGCAGGGAATGGGATCAACCGTCGTTGCAGCCCTCCTTCAGGAAAACTTTCTCACCATCGCTCACGCAGGTGATAGCCGCATCTACCGGCTTCGTAACGGCGTGCTTGAGCAGCTCACCCAAGATCATTCGCTTGTGATGGAGCAGGTGCGGCGTGGCTTGATCAGCATGGAAGAAGCCGAGAAGTCCGAAATGCAGAACATCATCATCCGGGCGCTTGGTTCGGAGGAGGCGGTAGAGCCCGACATTCAGGAGCTAATTGCTCTGCGTGGCGATGTCTACCTTCTCGCTACTGATGGCCTTACCAAACTGGTAAAGGAGAATGTGATCAAAACGATCCTTGAGAACTCGCCTTCTCTTGATACGGCATGCGAAGATTTGATCAAAGCAGCCAAAGAAAAAGGTGGGGACGATAACATTACTTGTCTGCTGCTGCGAGTGGTTGAAGTGCCGTGGTACCAGAGATTCCTCAACTTCCTGCTCGGCGGAGGGCAATCATGGCAAAACTCTTCCTAA
- a CDS encoding tryptophan 2,3-dioxygenase, protein MSRKRQTKQKLRTQQPLVPQNREMTQPILPGAGATDYERYLRTDELLALQKSPEQRSHPDELMFQVVHQASELLLKGAANELERSREAIGAGDYVRAVKLMDRSFRMLDRVIDLLNILETLTPYEYHLIRAGLGHGSGLDSPGFLSLLHLAPRLGQSFFDQLDRAGMTVEQLYRRSDEFLGLHEVAEKLLDFDERVQLFRFHHLKLAHRIIGGDVLGTTGRPVEILRQRQEHVLYKELWEVRNEITARVNAKTKMEDQGHGRSG, encoded by the coding sequence CCACTAGTTCCTCAAAATCGCGAGATGACACAACCGATCCTGCCTGGCGCGGGGGCTACGGATTACGAACGTTATCTTCGGACCGACGAGTTACTCGCACTGCAGAAGTCGCCGGAGCAGCGCTCGCATCCCGATGAGCTGATGTTTCAGGTCGTGCACCAGGCATCGGAGTTGCTGCTGAAAGGTGCCGCGAATGAGTTGGAACGGTCGCGTGAGGCGATCGGGGCAGGGGATTACGTTCGAGCAGTCAAGCTGATGGACAGATCCTTTCGCATGCTTGATCGCGTCATCGACCTGCTGAACATTCTCGAGACGCTCACGCCGTATGAATACCACCTCATCCGCGCCGGACTCGGTCACGGCAGCGGCTTGGATTCTCCGGGTTTTCTTTCCCTACTACATTTGGCGCCCAGATTGGGACAATCATTTTTCGATCAGCTTGATAGGGCGGGAATGACCGTTGAGCAACTCTACAGGCGCAGTGACGAATTTCTGGGGCTTCACGAGGTAGCCGAGAAGTTACTCGATTTCGACGAGCGCGTTCAGCTTTTTCGTTTTCATCACCTGAAGCTTGCACATCGAATCATCGGCGGCGACGTTCTCGGCACAACCGGTCGGCCGGTAGAGATTCTCAGACAACGGCAAGAGCACGTGCTCTATAAAGAGTTGTGGGAAGTGCGGAATGAGATTACTGCCCGAGTCAATGCCAAGACCAAGATGGAAGATCAAGGTCACGGACGTTCTGGGTAG
- a CDS encoding amidohydrolase: MRFASLLLFCSPVLAQTPAPDVKAYIKYDQPVIVLNHVRVIDGTGSPVKNDQMLVISGGKIQSISAANEKTPAGAQVLDLTGDSLLPGLVGMHDHMYFPAPGRNLPMYPEHAWSFPRLYLAGGVTTIRTTGSVEPYTDLQLKKDIDSGKSPGPKMHVTGPYLEGKGAYTPQMHELQDADDSRRTVNYWIDEGVTSFKAYMNITHDQLQAAVEEAHKRKLKVTGHLCSIGFREAATIGIDDLEHGIVVDSEFAPGKQPDKCPPQKDIRDTLLKLDIGSEQVQSMIKDLVSSHVAMTSTLPVFEGFVPNRPPLRQGNLDAMLPEAREQYLATRNNMAKNAAQSPWPVLFKKEMEFEYAFAKAGGLLLSGLDPTGNGAVVAGYGDQREVELLVEAGFAPLEAIRIATYNGAQYLGELDHIGTLAAGKQADIVVVKGDPSSKISDIENVEVVFKDGVGYDPAKLVKDANGFVGLK, translated from the coding sequence ATGCGATTTGCTTCTCTGCTTCTGTTCTGTTCTCCGGTTCTGGCTCAAACACCGGCTCCGGATGTGAAGGCCTATATCAAGTACGACCAACCCGTAATTGTGTTAAACCACGTCCGTGTGATCGATGGAACTGGGTCGCCTGTGAAAAATGACCAGATGTTGGTGATCTCAGGCGGAAAAATCCAAAGTATTTCCGCTGCGAACGAAAAGACTCCAGCAGGGGCGCAGGTGCTCGATCTCACTGGCGATAGCCTGCTACCAGGGCTTGTTGGAATGCATGATCATATGTACTTTCCCGCGCCCGGCAGGAACCTGCCAATGTATCCCGAGCACGCTTGGAGCTTTCCGCGCCTATATCTTGCCGGAGGAGTGACGACGATCCGAACCACCGGTTCGGTGGAACCGTATACGGACCTTCAACTCAAAAAGGACATCGACTCAGGCAAGAGTCCTGGGCCCAAGATGCATGTCACCGGTCCGTATTTGGAAGGCAAGGGCGCATACACTCCGCAGATGCACGAACTTCAGGACGCGGACGACTCACGCCGCACAGTGAATTACTGGATCGATGAAGGCGTGACTAGTTTCAAGGCCTATATGAACATCACGCACGACCAACTTCAGGCCGCCGTTGAAGAAGCACATAAACGCAAGCTGAAGGTAACAGGGCATCTCTGTTCCATTGGCTTCCGTGAAGCCGCAACTATCGGCATTGACGATCTGGAACATGGGATCGTCGTCGACTCGGAATTTGCGCCCGGCAAGCAGCCCGATAAGTGCCCCCCGCAAAAAGATATTCGTGACACGCTACTGAAGCTCGACATCGGTAGCGAGCAGGTCCAATCGATGATCAAAGACTTGGTGTCGAGCCACGTAGCGATGACTTCAACTCTTCCGGTGTTTGAAGGCTTCGTCCCTAATCGGCCGCCATTACGTCAGGGAAATTTAGATGCCATGCTGCCTGAAGCCCGCGAGCAATATCTTGCCACGCGAAACAACATGGCAAAGAACGCCGCTCAATCTCCCTGGCCTGTGTTGTTCAAAAAGGAGATGGAATTTGAATACGCCTTTGCGAAAGCGGGAGGACTGCTGCTGTCTGGGCTGGATCCGACGGGTAATGGTGCCGTTGTGGCAGGCTATGGAGACCAACGCGAAGTAGAACTGCTCGTCGAAGCTGGATTCGCTCCTCTCGAAGCGATTCGAATCGCAACGTACAATGGCGCCCAGTATTTGGGCGAATTGGACCATATTGGAACACTCGCGGCAGGCAAGCAAGCCGACATCGTGGTTGTGAAAGGCGACCCTTCAAGCAAGATTTCAGATATCGAGAACGTCGAAGTCGTGTTCAAAGATGGAGTAGGTTACGATCCAGCAAAGCTGGTCAAGGATGCGAACGGTTTCGTCGGTTTAAAGTAG